A single window of Shewanella sp. Choline-02u-19 DNA harbors:
- a CDS encoding TatD family hydrolase codes for MPQFMDIAVNLIGSSLEKDLHEVVAAANHVGVSSMVVVGSHIEESEQAIALCNSFSGTLYSTAGVHPHHASEWTSQSCHRIKQLSLSQCVVAIGECGLDYNRDFSPRAKQRQAFAQQLDLAVELKMPVLMHERDAHTDFLTILKEYRSALPAALLHCFTGNRESLEAYLEQDLHIGITGWVCDERRGQELAELVPFIPDNRIVIETDSPYLLPRSMRPKPKSSKNQPKYLPYIAEYIANLRGQQIDDFALQTYQNSRSFFGLTY; via the coding sequence ATGCCGCAGTTTATGGACATTGCTGTCAATCTCATTGGCAGCAGCTTAGAAAAAGATCTTCACGAGGTTGTAGCAGCCGCTAATCATGTTGGCGTCTCCTCTATGGTTGTTGTCGGCAGCCACATTGAAGAGAGTGAGCAAGCGATTGCGCTATGCAATTCATTTTCAGGAACTCTCTATAGCACAGCAGGTGTTCATCCGCATCATGCGAGTGAATGGACGTCCCAAAGCTGTCATCGCATTAAGCAACTAAGCTTATCTCAATGTGTCGTTGCCATTGGAGAATGCGGTCTGGACTATAATCGGGATTTCTCACCGAGAGCCAAACAAAGGCAGGCTTTTGCCCAGCAACTTGATCTGGCAGTTGAGCTAAAAATGCCAGTATTGATGCATGAACGAGACGCTCATACAGATTTCCTCACCATATTAAAAGAATACCGCTCAGCATTACCCGCGGCGCTACTGCACTGTTTTACAGGGAACCGGGAAAGTCTAGAGGCTTATCTAGAACAAGACTTACACATAGGGATCACCGGCTGGGTGTGTGATGAACGTCGAGGTCAGGAGCTAGCCGAGCTAGTGCCATTTATTCCTGACAATCGTATTGTAATTGAAACTGATAGCCCCTATTTATTGCCAAGAAGCATGCGACCAAAACCGAAATCAAGTAAGAACCAACCTAAATACTTACCTTATATCGCTGAGTATATTGCGAATCTTCGTGGGCAACAGATTGATGATTTTGCACTACAAACTTATCAAAACAGCCGTTCCTTTTTTGGTTTAACGTATTAA
- the tatC gene encoding twin-arginine translocase subunit TatC, with product MSQQKPLISHLLEMRNKLLRAIASVLLVFICLVYWANDIYHYMAIPLMQALPDSSSMIATDVAAPFFAPFKLTLVLSFFIAIPYVLFQVWSFVAPGLYKHEKRLVVPLLTSSTLLFYLGIAFAYYVVFPVVFGFFASAAPEGVEVATDISSYLSFILKLFFAFGLAFEIPVAVVLLCWAGVTSPEELKKKRPYIVVGAFIVGMFLTPPDIISQTMLAIPMLILFEGGLIAARFYSKDESEDDEDEDTSEESEQK from the coding sequence ATGTCACAACAAAAGCCGTTAATAAGCCATTTGCTTGAGATGCGTAATAAGCTGCTTCGAGCAATAGCGAGTGTTCTCTTGGTGTTTATCTGTTTGGTCTATTGGGCCAATGATATTTACCATTATATGGCGATACCATTGATGCAAGCTCTGCCCGACTCGAGCAGCATGATTGCAACGGATGTTGCCGCACCCTTTTTTGCACCATTCAAACTAACATTGGTACTGTCATTTTTTATTGCCATACCTTATGTTCTGTTTCAAGTATGGTCATTTGTTGCACCAGGGCTTTATAAGCATGAAAAGCGCTTAGTGGTGCCGCTGCTTACCAGTAGTACCTTGCTGTTCTACCTCGGTATTGCATTTGCTTATTACGTAGTATTCCCTGTGGTATTTGGTTTTTTTGCGTCTGCAGCACCTGAAGGTGTAGAAGTTGCGACCGATATCAGTAGCTATTTGAGTTTTATTCTCAAGCTGTTTTTTGCCTTTGGCTTAGCGTTTGAAATACCTGTAGCAGTCGTTCTTTTGTGCTGGGCGGGTGTCACCTCACCTGAAGAGCTGAAAAAGAAACGTCCATACATAGTGGTTGGTGCATTTATTGTGGGAATGTTTTTAACACCTCCCGACATTATTTCGCAAACTATGCTCGCGATTCCAATGCTCATCTTGTTTGAAGGTGGACTCATCGCAGCACGCTTTTATAGTAAAGATGAATCTGAAGACGATGAAGATGAAGATACGTCTGAAGAGAGTGAACAAAAGTAA
- a CDS encoding sensor domain-containing diguanylate cyclase, which translates to MRLFIRFIAIAMLFISSCTNAENILTLDSHTPTEQALNDWVYYTPVTPNTDVFQVSQLSSTRWDKFTPDIIRGLSNKQFWVKFSVHSSGSFVTHRILSITNPHLDLIELYHFNRHRLVNKVVMGDSIPFSRRPIVSNDFSYPFSSKNNDFHTFYLKISTAGSSSIPLTLWTDNAYYQSAEQQSLLYGFQIGVLTAIGIFSLFIAISSHSFSYTYYAGYVLSLTLFVAALHGIAFRFIWPNLPIVQTFILPVLLCLSMAFAFLFSEKVMQLKYHSQPMLRICRVGAAISIFLLFIGLLLDYNLALKMDVCVVMLSSLILMYIALVQGFRGHKLAKLFAIGWACMMLGALISGMMYMGYIELELQANTPFMLGLSFEILFMAALLAIRYNDERLSKLQIQKEALIQAERVKITREDALRIEARSSEQLGKMVQERTLELEIALRELNEANQKLTEQTTIDSLTGVKNRNSFDKRILAEGRISRRQQTPMAILMLDIDHFKSINDTHGHLAGDQALRVIADELKRKLKRPTDLVSRFGGEEFAIILPNTNQEGALQVAETIRKAIFELPISWGKITIPLTVSIGVSVEIVSSEQHTTLLLDQADKALYRAKNEGRNRVMLYSPEQD; encoded by the coding sequence ATGCGGCTATTCATTCGTTTTATAGCCATCGCGATGCTTTTTATATCAAGCTGTACAAATGCCGAAAACATCTTAACGCTCGATAGCCATACCCCTACAGAGCAAGCCTTAAATGACTGGGTCTATTACACACCAGTAACGCCAAACACGGACGTATTCCAAGTCAGCCAGTTGTCATCAACACGTTGGGATAAATTCACGCCGGATATTATTCGCGGTCTAAGTAACAAGCAATTTTGGGTCAAGTTTAGCGTGCACAGCAGCGGTTCTTTTGTAACCCATAGAATATTATCAATAACCAACCCCCACTTGGATCTGATTGAGTTATATCACTTCAATCGACACCGTTTAGTCAACAAAGTCGTTATGGGTGACAGTATCCCTTTCTCTCGAAGGCCTATTGTTAGTAATGATTTTTCGTACCCGTTTAGCAGTAAAAATAATGATTTCCATACCTTTTACTTAAAAATAAGCACTGCGGGGTCTTCAAGTATTCCACTCACGCTTTGGACCGATAACGCCTACTATCAAAGTGCTGAGCAGCAATCATTACTCTATGGCTTCCAAATAGGTGTCTTAACAGCGATTGGGATTTTCAGCCTCTTTATTGCCATTAGCTCACACTCATTTAGTTACACCTATTATGCTGGTTATGTGCTCTCTTTGACGCTATTTGTCGCCGCTTTACACGGTATCGCCTTTCGTTTTATTTGGCCTAATTTACCGATAGTACAAACGTTTATTTTGCCTGTACTATTGTGTTTATCGATGGCATTTGCCTTTCTATTTTCAGAGAAAGTCATGCAGCTTAAATACCATAGCCAGCCGATGCTACGGATCTGCCGGGTCGGTGCGGCCATTTCAATCTTCCTGCTTTTTATTGGATTATTACTCGACTACAACCTAGCGCTAAAAATGGATGTCTGCGTAGTCATGCTCAGCAGTTTAATACTGATGTATATCGCACTTGTTCAAGGATTTAGAGGCCATAAACTGGCTAAGTTATTCGCTATTGGCTGGGCCTGTATGATGCTAGGAGCCTTAATTTCCGGCATGATGTATATGGGTTATATCGAACTTGAGCTGCAAGCTAATACTCCCTTCATGCTTGGATTAAGCTTCGAAATTCTATTCATGGCGGCACTACTAGCGATACGCTATAACGATGAACGCCTGTCTAAACTGCAGATCCAGAAAGAAGCGTTAATTCAAGCAGAAAGAGTGAAAATAACCCGAGAAGATGCACTTCGAATAGAGGCTCGAAGTAGCGAGCAACTTGGAAAGATGGTTCAAGAGCGAACATTAGAATTAGAAATTGCACTAAGAGAGCTCAACGAAGCAAATCAAAAGCTGACGGAACAAACTACGATTGATAGCCTTACAGGTGTAAAAAATAGAAATTCGTTTGATAAGCGTATCCTTGCAGAAGGCCGCATAAGCCGTCGACAACAAACGCCAATGGCTATCCTCATGCTAGATATAGACCACTTTAAGTCGATTAATGACACTCATGGACACCTTGCCGGCGACCAAGCCTTGCGAGTTATCGCTGATGAACTTAAGCGAAAATTAAAGCGACCAACCGATCTGGTATCACGTTTTGGTGGTGAAGAGTTTGCTATTATATTACCGAATACGAATCAAGAAGGCGCCCTGCAAGTTGCTGAGACCATAAGGAAAGCTATTTTTGAATTACCGATTAGTTGGGGAAAAATAACCATTCCTCTAACCGTCAGTATTGGAGTGAGCGTTGAAATCGTTTCATCCGAACAACATACAACATTGTTATTAGACCAAGCCGATAAAGCACTTTATCGCGCAAAGAACGAAGGGCGTAATCGCGTTATGCTATACAGCCCTGAGCAAGATTGA
- a CDS encoding phosphatase PAP2 family protein yields the protein MITSISRLDRSGYQFVVKQGQQHGLQPLALSLSASGNGPVYLYMVVLFLLLDSNGESLLNTLLASYLVELPLYFLLKNMIRRQRPCHALADGIARFEPADKFSLPSGHTAAAFVMATSIYFIYPQLFYIATCWAIGIGLSRIILGVHYPLDIIAGALLGIASVVLSQQII from the coding sequence ATGATCACCTCAATATCAAGACTAGATCGCAGTGGCTATCAATTTGTGGTTAAGCAAGGCCAGCAGCATGGTTTACAACCGTTGGCTTTATCACTTTCGGCCTCAGGTAACGGACCTGTTTACCTATACATGGTGGTGCTGTTTTTACTGCTAGATAGTAATGGCGAGTCACTGCTTAATACGCTATTAGCTTCATATTTGGTTGAGTTGCCGCTTTATTTTCTGCTTAAAAATATGATCCGTAGACAACGTCCTTGCCATGCGCTTGCTGATGGCATTGCCCGTTTTGAACCCGCTGACAAATTTAGTTTGCCCTCGGGTCACACCGCTGCTGCATTCGTGATGGCTACAAGCATCTACTTTATCTATCCACAACTGTTTTATATTGCCACGTGCTGGGCAATAGGCATTGGTCTGTCGCGCATTATTTTAGGGGTTCACTATCCGCTGGATATTATCGCCGGTGCCTTACTCGGTATCGCTTCTGTTGTGCTTAGTCAGCAAATTATTTAG
- a CDS encoding YgjV family protein — protein sequence MEAINTIEIIGYAASIMVAISLMMKDITWLRCLNFTGCSLFVIYGASIEAWPVAGMNAFVACINIYHLLKIYRNRNNVELATD from the coding sequence ATGGAAGCTATTAATACTATTGAAATCATCGGTTATGCTGCGTCAATTATGGTCGCGATTTCGCTAATGATGAAAGACATTACCTGGTTGAGATGTTTGAACTTTACCGGTTGTTCACTGTTTGTTATTTATGGAGCGTCAATTGAAGCATGGCCTGTTGCGGGTATGAATGCCTTTGTTGCATGTATTAATATTTACCACTTGCTAAAGATTTACCGTAATCGCAATAATGTTGAGCTTGCTACTGATTAA
- the ubiB gene encoding ubiquinone biosynthesis regulatory protein kinase UbiB, whose amino-acid sequence MTVTSIRRAYQVIRTALHYGLDDLIPSKLTPWYFKLLRGCLFWLRNQHKDKIGGERLKLAMQELGPVYIKFGQMLSTRRDLLSDEWAEELAMLQDRVPPFDSAIARASIESELKAPIENYFDDFEDTPLASASISQVHTATLKSNGARVVLKVLRPDVEQKVHADIQLMSQTAGFLELLLGANNRLRPAEVVEDYRTTIEGELNLKLEALSAIKLRNNFLGSNSLYIPFMYEELCFTRLIVMERIDGVPVSDKAALIAQGTNLKLLAERGVELFFTQVFRDNFFHADMHPGNIFVSREHPDDPFYIGLDCGIMGTLTDEDKRYLAENFLAFFNRDYHRIAQLYIESGWVSPDTDISAFEQAVKVVCEPMFNKPLDEISFGHVLLELFRTARRFDMVVQPQLVLLEKTLLYIEGLGRQLYPQLDLWQTAKPFLEDWMAEQVGPKAMASKIKQQLPYWAEHLPELPELIYDNLKMGRNLAKTQNKLLDRYLKHQQKAHKSNYFLITAAILVICGTILFNQDATLWASYGSIGLGATLWLLGWRSRPKIRKL is encoded by the coding sequence ATGACAGTAACAAGTATCAGGCGCGCTTATCAAGTCATCCGCACCGCGTTGCATTACGGATTAGATGATTTAATTCCCTCAAAGTTAACGCCTTGGTACTTCAAGCTATTAAGAGGTTGTCTCTTCTGGCTCAGAAACCAACACAAAGATAAAATCGGCGGCGAACGCTTAAAACTGGCGATGCAAGAGCTTGGCCCTGTCTATATTAAGTTTGGCCAAATGCTCTCAACCCGACGCGATCTACTCAGTGATGAATGGGCTGAAGAGCTGGCGATGTTGCAAGACAGAGTGCCTCCCTTTGATTCCGCGATTGCTCGCGCCTCTATTGAGTCCGAACTTAAAGCCCCCATCGAAAATTACTTTGATGACTTCGAAGACACGCCGCTTGCATCAGCCTCTATCTCACAAGTGCATACCGCGACACTAAAGTCTAACGGCGCTAGAGTGGTATTAAAGGTACTGCGCCCAGATGTAGAACAAAAAGTTCATGCCGACATTCAGCTAATGTCGCAGACTGCGGGCTTTTTAGAGTTACTGCTAGGGGCAAACAATCGCTTACGTCCAGCCGAAGTTGTCGAGGATTATCGCACCACCATTGAGGGTGAGCTCAATTTAAAACTTGAAGCCCTTAGTGCGATTAAGTTACGTAATAATTTCTTGGGTTCAAATTCACTTTATATCCCTTTTATGTATGAAGAGCTTTGTTTTACCCGACTGATTGTAATGGAGCGTATTGACGGTGTACCTGTATCAGATAAAGCGGCACTTATAGCGCAAGGTACCAATCTAAAGCTGCTTGCTGAACGCGGTGTAGAACTATTTTTCACTCAAGTATTTCGTGATAATTTTTTCCACGCAGATATGCATCCCGGCAATATTTTTGTCAGCCGTGAACACCCAGATGATCCCTTTTACATCGGTTTAGATTGCGGCATCATGGGCACACTGACCGATGAAGATAAACGCTATTTAGCAGAAAACTTTCTCGCCTTCTTCAATCGTGATTATCACCGCATTGCTCAGCTTTATATTGAATCCGGTTGGGTATCACCCGATACCGATATCAGTGCATTTGAACAAGCGGTTAAAGTTGTTTGTGAGCCCATGTTTAATAAACCATTAGATGAAATTTCATTTGGTCACGTTTTACTTGAGCTATTTCGAACTGCGCGTCGATTCGACATGGTTGTCCAGCCTCAGCTGGTATTGTTAGAGAAAACCTTACTCTATATTGAAGGTTTAGGGCGTCAGCTATACCCACAATTAGATTTATGGCAAACCGCTAAACCTTTTCTTGAAGACTGGATGGCCGAACAAGTAGGCCCTAAAGCCATGGCAAGCAAAATTAAGCAGCAACTGCCTTATTGGGCAGAACACCTGCCAGAGCTGCCAGAGCTCATTTACGATAATTTAAAAATGGGTCGCAACCTAGCAAAGACACAAAACAAATTACTCGATCGATATCTAAAACATCAGCAAAAAGCACATAAAAGTAACTATTTTTTGATCACCGCCGCTATTTTAGTGATCTGTGGCACTATTTTGTTCAATCAAGACGCTACACTATGGGCGTCTTACGGCAGTATCGGCCTAGGCGCCACATTGTGGCTGCTCGGATGGCGATCTAGACCAAAGATCCGTAAACTTTAG
- the tatA gene encoding Sec-independent protein translocase subunit TatA, which yields MGGISIWQLLIVALIVVLLFGTKKLRSLGGDLGGAVKGFKNAMSSEEDKKALEEKTALEDSAAEKTVQGTETAEKKAESKDKEQA from the coding sequence ATGGGTGGCATTAGTATTTGGCAACTTCTTATCGTTGCATTGATTGTCGTATTATTGTTTGGAACAAAGAAATTACGTTCTCTAGGCGGCGATTTAGGCGGTGCTGTTAAAGGCTTCAAAAACGCCATGTCTTCTGAAGAAGATAAAAAAGCGCTAGAAGAAAAAACAGCGCTAGAAGACAGTGCAGCTGAAAAAACAGTTCAGGGCACTGAGACAGCCGAAAAAAAGGCTGAATCTAAGGACAAAGAACAGGCGTAA
- the rraA gene encoding ribonuclease E activity regulator RraA has product MEYNTSELCDTYIDVVDVVEPMFSNYGGSNSFGGSISTIKCFEDNGLIIDALQEDGEGKVLLVDGGGSLRRALLDSTIAQVAVDNNWEGIIIYGSIRDVDALEDLDIGIQALASIPVGADSHAIGELEVPVNFGGVSFLPGDHVYADNTGMILSPEPLDID; this is encoded by the coding sequence ATGGAATACAACACCTCAGAACTTTGTGACACTTATATCGATGTAGTTGATGTTGTCGAACCCATGTTCAGTAATTACGGTGGTAGTAACTCTTTTGGTGGCTCGATTAGCACCATCAAATGTTTCGAAGATAATGGCCTCATCATCGATGCTCTACAGGAAGATGGTGAAGGCAAAGTATTGCTCGTTGACGGCGGTGGTTCACTGCGTCGCGCCCTACTCGACTCAACGATTGCCCAAGTGGCTGTGGACAATAATTGGGAAGGGATCATCATCTATGGTTCAATTCGTGATGTTGATGCATTAGAAGATTTAGACATTGGCATACAAGCGTTAGCCTCTATTCCCGTTGGCGCCGATAGCCATGCCATTGGTGAGCTTGAAGTTCCAGTCAATTTTGGCGGCGTGAGCTTCTTACCCGGTGACCATGTTTATGCCGATAACACTGGCATGATTTTATCACCTGAACCGCTCGACATTGATTAA
- the hemB gene encoding porphobilinogen synthase, whose amino-acid sequence MNIITSAYPQRRMRRMRKHEFSRRLMAENQLSVNDLIYPMFVLEGNNRTEQVASMPGVERLSIDLLLKEAAELVELGIPLIALFPVTPSEKKTLMAEEAYNADALAQRAVRALKEAFPQLGVMTDVALDPFTTHGQDGIIDETGYIINDITTDILVKQALSHAEAGADIIAPSDMMDGRIGAIRKALEAAGYVNTQIMAYSAKYSSNYYGPFRDAVGSAGNLKGGNKHSYQMDPANSDEALHEVALDIQEGADMVMVKPGMPYLDIVRRVKTELAVPTFAYQVSGEYAMHMAAIQNGWLAEKAIVMESLLCFKRAGANGVLTYFAKRAAQWLKEDK is encoded by the coding sequence GTGAATATTATTACTAGTGCCTACCCACAGCGTAGAATGCGTCGTATGCGCAAACATGAGTTTAGTCGTCGTCTCATGGCTGAAAACCAACTCTCTGTAAATGACTTAATTTATCCGATGTTTGTGCTGGAAGGGAATAATCGTACAGAGCAAGTTGCTTCTATGCCTGGTGTAGAGCGCCTTTCAATTGACCTACTGCTTAAAGAAGCGGCAGAATTAGTTGAACTTGGGATCCCACTTATTGCACTATTTCCTGTCACGCCTTCAGAGAAGAAAACCCTGATGGCTGAGGAAGCTTATAATGCCGACGCGCTAGCACAACGTGCCGTGCGTGCATTGAAAGAGGCTTTCCCACAGCTAGGCGTGATGACTGACGTCGCACTGGACCCGTTTACCACTCATGGTCAAGATGGCATCATTGATGAAACTGGCTATATCATCAATGACATCACTACCGATATTTTAGTTAAACAGGCACTTTCTCATGCTGAAGCCGGTGCTGATATTATCGCACCTTCAGATATGATGGATGGCCGTATTGGTGCTATTCGCAAAGCGCTTGAAGCCGCTGGTTATGTCAACACACAGATCATGGCATACTCTGCCAAGTATTCATCAAACTACTATGGTCCTTTCCGTGATGCAGTCGGTTCAGCGGGTAATCTAAAGGGTGGCAACAAGCATAGCTATCAAATGGATCCTGCTAACAGTGACGAAGCACTGCATGAAGTTGCTCTCGACATTCAAGAAGGCGCAGACATGGTAATGGTTAAGCCTGGTATGCCTTATCTTGATATCGTCCGTCGCGTTAAGACTGAGCTTGCCGTGCCAACGTTTGCTTACCAAGTCAGTGGGGAATATGCGATGCATATGGCCGCGATTCAAAATGGTTGGTTAGCTGAAAAAGCGATTGTAATGGAGTCATTACTTTGCTTTAAACGTGCGGGGGCAAATGGTGTCCTGACTTACTTTGCCAAGCGCGCTGCGCAGTGGTTAAAAGAAGATAAATAA
- a CDS encoding ubiquinone biosynthesis accessory factor UbiJ → MSRDMSLLTCAAIEVSLNKLIAQSPEDYATLRSLHGKVLCIQLTQLNWPLFLLFAKEIQVYSQYEGEVTTQVNADITTLYQLTEGANLTELIKQDKLSLEGDLGLLQAFSHYIQSVEFDFYEPLSRYIGDIPTHFVCQTVKRAKQDITQIWLKTRSHLGQLTTEEYRLAPHKLEYIHLSDTIEDIAVDVDALEARIEQLLNRARVKP, encoded by the coding sequence ATGTCTCGTGACATGTCACTGCTTACATGTGCGGCGATTGAGGTTAGCTTAAACAAGCTAATCGCCCAATCGCCTGAAGACTACGCGACCCTGCGTAGTCTGCATGGCAAAGTTCTTTGCATTCAACTTACTCAGCTTAATTGGCCACTTTTTCTCTTGTTTGCTAAAGAGATCCAAGTTTACAGCCAATACGAAGGTGAGGTTACCACTCAAGTTAATGCCGATATCACCACTTTATATCAACTCACTGAAGGTGCAAACCTCACTGAATTGATCAAACAAGATAAGCTTAGCCTCGAAGGCGACCTCGGTTTATTGCAAGCTTTTAGCCACTATATTCAAAGTGTTGAATTCGATTTTTACGAGCCACTATCTCGTTATATCGGTGATATTCCAACTCACTTTGTTTGCCAAACGGTTAAGCGAGCAAAACAAGATATCACCCAAATATGGCTCAAAACACGTTCCCACTTAGGTCAGTTAACGACCGAAGAGTATCGACTTGCACCGCATAAACTCGAATATATTCACTTAAGTGATACCATCGAAGATATCGCCGTCGACGTCGACGCTTTGGAAGCACGGATAGAGCAATTACTAAATAGGGCAAGAGTTAAACCATGA
- a CDS encoding formimidoylglutamase codes for MQYLSPFTTIKLESLLTPRAGETKLGQRVHIPTATNSLSAILAQAKAADVRFAIIGIGEDIGPRANLGRGGSTDAFDSAMKQFLNFQSNRFLSGNQCLVLGQIETTDLQLPDNSTAEQLRHNVEQLDLRVIEVLSRVMQAGLEPIVIGGGHNNAYGLLMAAKASHKRPIAAVNLDPHSDFRPKEGRHSGNGFSYAAASGALGIYHVLGLHELKNSEATLEQLKAFGGHWHTFQQIWVRRELSLETALKSITKELNNSSLPVAVELDLDAITNMPSSASTAAGVPLLDALHYVSYVAKHCPCAYLHLAEAAPSCHVAGVDAGYRETGQSIGELIYSYINGRINAL; via the coding sequence ATGCAGTATCTCAGCCCTTTCACCACCATTAAGCTTGAGAGCTTACTCACGCCGAGAGCTGGCGAAACCAAACTCGGACAACGAGTACACATTCCTACAGCGACAAATAGCCTCTCGGCAATACTAGCACAGGCCAAGGCAGCAGATGTCCGCTTTGCGATTATTGGCATTGGCGAAGATATTGGCCCCCGTGCAAACCTGGGCAGAGGTGGCTCTACAGACGCTTTTGACAGCGCTATGAAACAGTTTCTCAATTTTCAATCCAACCGCTTTTTAAGCGGTAACCAATGTTTAGTCTTAGGCCAAATAGAAACCACTGACTTACAATTGCCAGACAACAGTACCGCAGAGCAACTACGCCACAATGTAGAGCAGTTAGATTTAAGAGTGATCGAGGTATTATCTCGCGTAATGCAAGCAGGGTTAGAACCCATTGTGATTGGCGGTGGGCACAACAATGCCTACGGTTTACTGATGGCCGCTAAAGCCAGCCATAAGCGCCCAATTGCCGCCGTGAATCTAGACCCTCATTCAGATTTCAGGCCAAAAGAAGGTCGCCACAGTGGTAACGGATTTAGTTACGCTGCCGCTTCTGGTGCACTGGGTATTTATCATGTACTTGGACTGCATGAGCTAAAAAACAGCGAAGCAACATTAGAACAACTCAAAGCATTTGGTGGCCACTGGCATACTTTTCAGCAAATTTGGGTGCGTCGAGAACTAAGCTTAGAAACCGCGTTGAAATCCATTACCAAAGAGCTCAATAACAGCTCGCTACCGGTGGCGGTTGAGCTCGATTTAGATGCCATAACGAACATGCCGAGCAGCGCTTCAACCGCAGCAGGAGTGCCTTTGCTCGATGCATTACACTACGTCAGCTATGTTGCTAAGCATTGCCCTTGTGCCTATTTACATTTAGCCGAAGCGGCTCCAAGTTGCCATGTTGCAGGCGTCGATGCCGGCTACCGTGAAACAGGACAAAGTATTGGCGAGTTGATCTATAGCTATATCAACGGACGTATTAATGCATTGTAG
- the ubiE gene encoding bifunctional demethylmenaquinone methyltransferase/2-methoxy-6-polyprenyl-1,4-benzoquinol methylase UbiE: MSEDTPKNTHFGYKTVEAEQKAEMVAGVFHSVAAKYDIMNDVMSFGIHRMWKRFTIESAGARPGMKVLDLAGGTGDLTAKFSRIVGEKGQVTLADINDSMLKVGREKLRDKGIVGNVNYVQANAESLPFPDNHFDIITIAFGLRNVTDKDAAIASMLRVLKPGGKLLVLEFSKPKHNVMRKLYDLYSFKVMPKMGALITQDAESYAYLAESIRMHPDQETLKQMMVDAGFEQVNYTNMTDGIVALHKGYKF, from the coding sequence ATGTCAGAGGACACTCCAAAGAACACTCACTTCGGTTACAAAACGGTTGAAGCTGAGCAAAAGGCCGAGATGGTCGCTGGCGTATTCCATTCTGTCGCCGCTAAATACGACATCATGAATGACGTCATGTCTTTCGGTATCCACCGCATGTGGAAACGTTTCACTATCGAAAGTGCTGGTGCACGTCCAGGCATGAAGGTTCTTGATTTAGCTGGCGGTACTGGTGATTTAACCGCTAAGTTTTCTCGTATTGTCGGTGAAAAAGGCCAAGTTACTTTAGCCGATATTAACGACTCAATGTTAAAGGTTGGCCGCGAAAAGTTAAGAGACAAAGGCATTGTGGGCAATGTGAACTATGTGCAAGCTAACGCTGAATCACTGCCGTTTCCAGACAATCATTTCGATATTATTACCATCGCCTTTGGTCTACGTAACGTCACCGATAAAGATGCCGCTATCGCTTCAATGCTAAGAGTATTGAAACCCGGCGGAAAATTATTAGTGCTTGAGTTTTCTAAGCCTAAGCACAACGTGATGCGTAAATTATATGATCTATACAGCTTTAAAGTGATGCCTAAAATGGGCGCGTTAATTACACAAGACGCTGAGAGTTACGCGTATCTTGCTGAATCTATTCGCATGCACCCAGATCAAGAAACATTGAAACAAATGATGGTAGATGCTGGTTTTGAGCAAGTGAACTATACCAATATGACTGACGGTATTGTGGCCTTGCATAAAGGTTACAAATTCTGA
- the tatB gene encoding Sec-independent protein translocase protein TatB — protein sequence MFDGIGFMELLLIGVLGLVVLGPERLPVAVRSISGWIRAMKKMANSVKDELEQELKIEQLHTDLKKAESQGLKNLAPELQDSIDQLKQAAQSVNRPYQVEDVPSAKETPAKDAPTIETSSTDSAKSDKPNG from the coding sequence ATGTTCGACGGTATCGGCTTTATGGAGTTGCTGTTGATTGGAGTCTTAGGGCTAGTTGTACTTGGCCCTGAAAGACTTCCTGTCGCCGTGCGCTCAATCTCAGGCTGGATCCGCGCCATGAAAAAAATGGCTAACTCAGTTAAAGACGAATTAGAACAAGAGCTTAAAATCGAGCAATTGCATACTGATTTGAAAAAAGCAGAAAGCCAAGGCTTAAAAAACCTTGCGCCTGAGTTACAGGATTCAATCGATCAATTAAAACAAGCAGCGCAATCTGTTAATCGTCCCTATCAAGTAGAAGATGTTCCTTCGGCAAAAGAAACGCCAGCCAAGGACGCCCCTACTATTGAGACATCTTCAACAGATAGTGCTAAGTCAGACAAACCTAACGGGTAG